A DNA window from Schistocerca americana isolate TAMUIC-IGC-003095 chromosome 4, iqSchAmer2.1, whole genome shotgun sequence contains the following coding sequences:
- the LOC124613597 gene encoding uncharacterized protein LOC124613597 — protein MDLLVKDVKKESPWSMMFADDVEICEPTQEALQDKLEQWRKALEERGMRISRVKTQYICTKDAKNLYINLQEEQLTLLMKFKYLGSYMQSDGGLEAKIQHRINSGWMNWSTETWPITKAQEEKMEVAEVRMLRWMSGVTQKYRLRNEYIRGTVKVGPIGQKIQESRQRWYVHVQRRVEYYVRRRIEDPEIGGPRRRGRPKLRDKVAGDLREKGWLREEALDRNLWTRRIQQSNTDPN, from the exons aTGGATTTACTAGTCAAAGATGTGAAAAAAGAATCACCTTGGAGcatgatgtttgccgatgatgttgaAATCTGTGAACCCACCCAGGAGGCACTTCAAGACaagcttgaacagtggagaaaagctCTAGAGGAAAGGGGAATGAGAATTAGCAGGGTGAAAACACAGTATATATGTACAAAGGATGCCAAGAACCTATATATTAACCTGCAAGAAGAACAACTGACGCTGCTCatgaaatttaaatacctaggctcttacatgcaaagtgatggaggactggaggccAAAATACAGCACAGGATAAATAGTGGGTGGATGAACTGGAG CACAGAAACTTGGCCAATTACAAAAGCCCAAGAGgaaaagatggaagtggcagaagtgagaatgttaaggtggatgagtggggtgacacaAAAGTatagactaaggaatgagtacatcaggggaacagtgaaagtggggcccatagggcagaagatccaagaaagtaggcaACGATGGTATGTACATGTGCAGAGAAGAGTGGAGTATTACGTGAGGAGAAGAATTGAAGACCCAGAAATCGGAGgaccaaggagaagaggaagaccgaaactgagagacaaggtagcaggggacctacgggagaaaggatggctcagGGAAGAAGCACTGGATAGAAATTTATGGAcgagaaggatccagcaaagcaacaCCGACCCCAATTGA